CGAACAGGACGATCGGAAGGATCTTTCCCTCGGCCAGCGCGGCGATCGGGTTCGAGGTCATCTGAGAGACCGTCGCGACCAGGAACTCGCCGAGCCCGGGAGGGCCCTGCGGCGCGGCCGGAACCGCACCGACCGCCTCGCGAAAGAACTCGCTCTGCGCGAGGGCGCTGCCCGCTCCCGGCTGCACCAGGTTCACGAGCAGGAGACCCGTGCCCGCAGCCAGCACCATCGTAAGCAGGTAGAGCGCGAGCGTGCGCGTGCCCAGGCGGCCCAGCTGCCTCGCCCCTCCCATGCTCGCGATTCCGTGCACGATGGAGAGCAGGATCATGGGCGCGATCAGCATCTTCAGAAGCCCGATGAAGAGCTTTCCCACACTCTGCATCGCGTCGGAGGCGGCGGCGTCGAGGAGCCCCGCGCCGACCGCTCGACCGAAGGCCACACCCAGCAGCGTCGCGATCGCGATCTGCCAATTGAGCGAGACGGGCGTCGACAGGCAGAAGACGAGCAGGGCCACGGCGAAGCACGCCCAAGCCAGCGCGGAGTGCCCGGCGATCCCTGCGATTGCGAAGCCGCCGAGCGCCGTCGCGATCGCCAGCCATCCCTTCGAGCCGTTCAAAGCGCCGCGAGTATACCGCCGCGATCCTGGCGGCCCGAATGAAATACACTCGCCAGATGGACAGAGCGCGATTCCGGAAGCTGGCAGAGGATCTTGCGTCTCGAGACCCGGGCCTGGCCGAGCGCATCGGTGTGGTGGACGACGCCGCGCGCCTGCTGCGGGACCAGGCCTTCCACGCCGTCGAGGCGTTCCGCGAGCGAGCGCGCGAGCTTGGCGCGCCCTACCTGGGGAACCTCGAGGTCTCCGCGGTGGAGCCGGACGAGAAGCATGTCGACAGCGTCCAGTTTCGGGTGAGTCGCGGGAGATTCGAGCTGCTCTGCATCGCGATCGCGCAGGATTCCGGGAAGGTGCGCCTGGTGGGACCGTTCAAGCGCGGCAAGCAGGAGGGACCGTGCCACGAGGCGCCGCTGCGCGGCGACGTCGTGGAGAAGGCGCTCGAGGATCGCATCGAGCAGCTCTTGCGCGAGGCGTCGGGCGGTTGAACTCGAGCGTTCTCGTGCGCGTGGGTAGCCGGAATCCCGCCAAGCTCGAGGCCGTGCGGAGCGGGCTCGCCCCGTTCTTCGCGAGCGTCGTGACGGAATCGGCGGAGATCCCGAGCGGCGTCGAC
The nucleotide sequence above comes from Deltaproteobacteria bacterium. Encoded proteins:
- a CDS encoding DUF84 family protein, which gives rise to MKSFPTLCIASEAAASRSPAPTARPKATPSSVAIAICQLSETGVDRQKTSRATAKHAQASAECPAIPAIAKPPSAVAIASHPFEPFKAPRVYRRDPGGPNEIHSPDGQSAIPEAGRGSCVSRPGPGRAHRCGGRRRAPAAGPGLPRRRGVPRASARAWRALPGEPRGLRGGAGREACRQRPVSGESREIRAALHRDRAGFREGAPGGTVQARQAGGTVPRGAAARRRRGEGARGSHRAALARGVGRLNSSVLVRVGSRNPAKLEAVRSGLAPFFASVVTESAEIPSGVDAQPLGWAEIIAGARSRARGAHRVGPCDLAAGIEDGLIPVPDAAIGWVNIGCCVLYDGAREAVGFTAGFSYPPECVRLATATERTPIGDAFDSLYRAPAGLSDPGSAAGNIGRLSGGVLTRAEYGAQAVVCAFVRWLHPDLYRYAPCAGAPT
- a CDS encoding dicarboxylate/amino acid:cation symporter, with amino-acid sequence MSRDSPETGRCRHASRPAPPRRPRGSPGRARQARALARGTPRRRGRPGPAAGARRRPPHRCARPGPGLETQDPLPASGIALCPSGECISFGPPGSRRYTRGALNGSKGWLAIATALGGFAIAGIAGHSALAWACFAVALLVFCLSTPVSLNWQIAIATLLGVAFGRAVGAGLLDAAASDAMQSVGKLFIGLLKMLIAPMILLSIVHGIASMGGARQLGRLGTRTLALYLLTMVLAAGTGLLLVNLVQPGAGSALAQSEFFREAVGAVPAAPQGPPGLGEFLVATVSQMTSNPIAALAEGKILPIVLFAILLGVALLELGPIGASLIATLSGASAAVMLIISWFVRLAPVGIFALIGHLVATVSFRVIVDNLAAFSGVVIFGTLFHAVVTLPAMAWYLGGIRPLALFRGIREALVVAFTTSSSTATLPVTTRCVEDGLGVPPQISSFVLPLGATVNMDGTALYEAVAALFVAAIYGVDLGFGGQLVVFVVSIATAIGAPGIPSAGMVTMVIVLEAAGLPGEAVGLLLTIDRFLDTFRTMANVEGDAVVAAIVSRQLA